From Salvia splendens isolate huo1 chromosome 16, SspV2, whole genome shotgun sequence, a single genomic window includes:
- the LOC121770322 gene encoding uncharacterized protein LOC121770322 produces MVCEIVSITVEDNIKMHKVKDQYGRTWDVKYDYLDEKQEVKKKLFSNSCRLVQKSEGSMDHLSLLCVGLEDLEEHIFENCVIPSVIEKKKMVEEFYGMTVPDVIDVHPPDVVRTKGSASDRVSKRESAIKKANKPLRRCGKCHEMGRHDSRNCVRFNEKAD; encoded by the exons ATGGTATGTGAGATTGTTTCTATAACTGTTGAGGATAACATCAAGATGCATAAGGTTAAGGACCAATATGGTAGAACATGGGATGTTAAGTATGATT ATTTGGATGAAAAGCAGGAAGTTAAGAAAAAGTTGTTCTCCAACTCTTGTCGATTAGTCCAAAAGTCTGAGGGAAGTATGGATCatttgtctttgttatgtgttgGTCTTGAAGATTTGGAAGAGCATATATTTGAAAATTGTGTAATACCTTCagtcattgaaaagaaaaagatggttgAGGAATTTTATGGAATGACAGTACCTGATGTAATTGATGTACATCCTCCAGACGTTGTTAGAACCAAAGGATCAGCTAGTGACAGGGTATCAAAGAGGGAGAGTGCCATAAAGAAAGCAAATAAGCCTCTACGACGGTGTGGTAAATGTCATGAGATGGGTCgtcatgattcaagaaattgtgTTAGATTCAATGAGAAGGCAGATTGA